AGCCAGCTGTCTACAGTCCTTGACTCCGGTCTACCACCGTGCTCTAAGGTTCATAACTGGTTGTAGCATCTCACTCACCACTGTGAATTGTACGCTAAAGCTGGCTTGTCTTCTCTGAATGTAAGACGATTTACACACTGGATGACTCTGATTTATAAGGCTCTTCTTGGCTTGGTTCCTGGTTATTTGTTTATCTTCAGAGAACTAAAAGCCGCTATGCTTTAAGATCGAATGACATTTTGCACCTGGCTGTTCCGTGTTCGGACTAacttggggaaaaaagcttttagttTCTCTGCACCCTCTGCTTGGAATATCCTCCAACATGAACTGAAAATGCCTAAACTTATTTCACTTGAAGCCTTTCGCTCTTTTCTAAAAAAAACGACGAGAATCCTTTCGGCAGTGCCcgtgtttttaaatttttactgaagttgttttttctacatgttACTAAAGTCAACACTACTGCACTTTATTTGCTAAACAAGTTTGcactctcattttaatgtttattttgtgattgctgttatttgtgGACATGCGCTGCCTTctttggccaggtcacccttgtaAAAGAGGTCTTGATCTCAATGGGTCttttatctggttaaataaaggtgaaaaaaaaaaatctatcagGTTCACCTGGGTGTACATCGAGTGTACATCTATGGTCTCAAGTGACATCAGACATGAAGAACTGCTGCAGTAGAGCCTCAGGGAGAAAAGTGTCCTCTACACAGCAGACCCAGGTCCTCTGTATCTCTGTATTCAGGTGTGAGATGATCATAAGCATCACAAATCTCAAGTCTGTAAGGCATCTTTATTCAAGCTGGTACCATGGATACAACAATGGACTACATTCATATTACATTCACTCAAAATTTTATTCTCAAATATAATAATGACGGATCTAAAGATGTGTGACAATGGAGCAACAATTCATGTATCAACAATTTCAAATCAAAGATTTAATTTCAAATGTCTTCTGAGAACACGagagcgccctctgctggccgGAGCTCTGCCTGGTCCAGGAATCCAACCGCCAGGGCTCAGCCGCAGATTCGTCTCCTTCCATGATGCGTATTAAAATGTTAGATTAGTTTTGATGGTACAAAAACCAGACCGTCTCTCTGCAGAAAGGCAGGTCTCCTTGTTAGTGAAATACGTCCTCCACGAGGTTGACGCATGGAATGCTGCTTTCTGACCCGTCCAGAGCCGCCCACGGGTCCCGGGTTTTCACCTCCTTCAGCCTTCCCTGACTTTAGCAGCGAGTGCAGAATTCTCGTGTCGGATGGCCTTGTAGTCCTCCAGAATCCTTTCCAGGTTAGCCACACTTTTGTTACTGTTTTCCGTCTCGATCTGTGGACGATTAAAACAGAAACGTCATGCCGTTGCATCCAGATACTGTTTAGTCCTTTAAAACTTAACTCCCTCAGTGTGTTCCCCTGTGGATTTATTCTCAGGTATCCGTTTTTCTGACGCCTCAGGTTTCCATAGTAACGCAACTTCCTCGTGCTCACGACAGCCCAGACGCACGCACCCCATCGAGGTGGGCAGAAGTCCAGCAGAGACGTTACTAGATTTTGGGAAGTTCCCGACTGCAGCTTCTAAAAAAACACCCAGAATTCTCTGCACGGTCCAAGATTGTTCAGATGgaagacaaataaaaatcaaaatgtaCTTAAATATACAAAGTTGATTTAAGGTTTCCATGTTCTTCCACCCACAAGGAGAGTCTGACATAAAACTCATCATTTAAACCAGTAAAACAACAGCATGTGTTTGTGTAAGTTTAAACCTGACATACATAACCATATCATTGTCAGGTAGAAACAACACTATATGACGGTCAATAACTGTCGTGTACGAGGTGTGAATACAGGTTGGACCTTTGCTGCGACAGGAACCTGCCCATTTAAACGTTTCCTGAAGTTAAGTCTGTCCTTGTCTGGACACAATAAAGGGAACCCTCCTGTTAAGGAAGCATCCTTGATTCCTAATGTGTTGGTTCCCCTCTTAAGCAAacattaataaaagaaaaaataatacaagGAAAGATTAAAGAATAAAAGCGATTtaatgaaaggatggatggaacacATGCAGAGCTTTTCCCAACAGACAGGATGGAGGCGTACCTGCTCCTCCAGGTCTCGGATCTCTCTCAGGATCGTTCCCGTATCCTCGATGGTCTGGATCAGCTGACTACAGTTCTACAGAGAAATGATGGACAGGTGAAAATCTCTCCTCCGAAAGGAACCGCGGGTGAGGCGAaacaagaggaaacagacagagACGTACTTCGTGCAAGGCAGCCAGGTACTTGTAGGATTTACGGACAGATTCGTCTTTCTTGGCGTCCTACACAagaccaaaataaaatggaCAAAATTAAATGCTGCTTCATCAACTGGAATAAAAAAGTAATTCAAACAAtatacatgaaaagaaaaacagattttgGTTCTTTTACATAATCTGAAGCAGTAAACTCATAAAGAGCCAGAAACATCACCTTTACCTGGTGTGTGCTGCATCAGCTTTCATCAATGTCGCTAGGTCAtaatcgtgctgatatattcaGGTACAGAACAGTTTTAATGACTTTGTCTTTTTATACAATCACCACATTAATTTGAAAGAAAACTATCAAAATGTATAGACTTACAGTTTTACTTTAGAAGATCTAGTACTATTGCAGTTCTGTACAGGCAGGGTCCCTACAGTTACGTTTGCCTCTATCCTCACCATCATTTAAGTAGAAATAAATAAGCGCTTTTCAAAGGCTTAAAATAGCTGTTTATTTTGATGTTCATGAATCATCATTTTGCTGCAAAAGTATATTCTGTTTAAACTCAAAACTGCTGTCAATCACATTGTTTTGGTCCTCAGCACaagttaaataataatttttccaATCATCATGAATACACAAGGTAAGTTTATGCATTTTTTATATTCTTTACaacattacattttttggtttgTATACGACCCACCTCCCCTCCCCCCTTTTATTGATTATGGGGTGGTTCAGAGGTCTCAGAAATTCATGAATCAAATACGATAAATTACAGGATTTCTATGTCACAAAAAGCTGAAAACTAGTTGTCTCCAAATGGTGCCGTTTGGGTAAAAACTGGGAATAAATCAAGTATCTTCACGTTATTATGCACTCAGTCTCTGACTGCACGAGGCAACGTTACCTTAAAGACCAGTTCATCGGTCACGGCGAAGGTTCTGTCCAGCTTTCCTGTCAGGCTGTTGATCTCCTTCTGGAGCTCCTTCGTGTCCGACAAGATCTGCAAGGTTGGTTCAAGCATGGCTGGTGAGGGAGGTTACTTAAACCCACGTCTCTGAAACGAGCTCATTTTCTGCCGAAGGCTGAATGTTTGCCCACCGACTTCAGTGGAAACACAAACCCGACCAGACCTTTCagctctaaccccccccctctcttaATATTTCCACACCTTTGTGATCTCCTCCTTCTGCTTCTTGATGTTGCTGACGATCTCGAGAATCCGCTGCGTGTACGCCGACCGAGACGCGTCCTGGGGAAGGCTTTCTATCTCTGTTACCTGCCATGGAGGACAGCACGGAGTCAAACACATTTGTTACAGCAAATCGGCGTTTAAACCGTATCAGACGTCATGGGACTCCGCGTTCATGCATTTCAATCACCAGCTGCTTGTACgtctcttccttcttctttgcCTCCTCCGTGGAGACGCGGATCTTTTCGTGAAGAGACTTGATCTCAGACAGCTTTCTGGAAGACTCCCGCTGCGGAAAAGAGAGGTCAGTTAACACGAAGGGAGACAAGCTTTCCCTCCCCGCGACGGCTCTGGCACCGCTTACATCTTGGCTGCTGCAGATTTCTTTAAGTCGGCGGTGCTCGTCGATCAACGGAGCCCGATGTTTCTCCCACTGGGCCGCCAGATTCACCACCCGCTTGGCGCTGGCCTCCACCAGActctggggggggggacagAAGGACGCCGTGAGCTGGAGGATCCCGCTGACGCTGAACACGTCCGGTTAAAGATCCAGCAGCCGTCCTACCTGAAGCTTCAGGGTGTTGCTGTCTGCATCCGGCAACAAATCGATGCTTTTCTTCTTCACCAGGATCTTCTCCTCGTTTTCTGCATTTCCCAGCTCCCTCTGCTTCAGCTCATCCAGCACCTAGAGCACATCACACACCTGGTTGCTCCGGATCATCTGCTTTTATAGGGGCGCTCACACTTACTAGCGATTACCCCCTCATGCGTTACCTGACCCTCACCTGTGCGTTAGTGACACTGATGTGCTTCATGTCTGCTGCGAGTTGCTCAACAtcgctgcagagctgctggaactgctgctggagggaggccagctcctcctgctggCCGACCTGGGCATCCCCCTCCGACTGACGCCCGGGGAGGACGGAGCTCGGGGCGGCCGCCGTTTCCTGGATCACGCGTACACAGACAGTTAAAACTCTCGCTCCCCAGACGGCATTTCCCCCGTGCTCTGCTCGTTAGCGGCTCTCACCTGCGTGAAGGTAAACTTCTGAGTGTGGGTGAAATGAGAACCCTTGGTGAGGATGTGGTccgagggggcggagcctctgAAGGCGTGCAGGAGCTCTGACAGGTCGGAGGTGGAGCGGGGAACCCCGGAGGAGCTTTCATGAGGGGGCAGGGCAGCAGAGCGCAGCTGCTCTTCGATGCGTTTACGCAGACGCGTCAGCTTCCTGAGGCGGTACTCCTGCTCGACAACGTGGAGGGAAAACACCTTCATCAGCAGCGGTCAGAGCTTTACAGGTATCATCTTTCAGGATATACAGGCACAGCACTTTGTGTCCACTCTGCAGTCAGGAGGACACATTTGAACCAACACCTCTCAGTGAGTCTTAAACGTTACAGGTCAAAGACGGCTATGAAAAGCTTCATTTTGCATCCTTAATCACACTTATTTGCACGTAAACAATGCTGAAGAGAAAAAGGTAGGTTGCCTGCGGCGTGAGGCGAGACAGAAGCCCCTGACTCTTCCACTCGCTGTCCCACTCCTGAGCAGCACTCAGCTCGGCCGCGTGCTGCTCCAGCAGGGAGGCCGCCGTGGAGACGCGGCTGGAAACCTGAGCGCTGACTGGGGGGAGGACGTCTCGTTGGTAGCTCTTCACCTCTGAAAACCAGAAAAGGTCACTGCTTATTTAATATAAACATATTCAGCATTATCCAGACCTTGAAAGCACTAGAAGAAAAACCCGTAGATTCAGACAACACGAATCCCTTAAAGTCTGTTCtaaatttgaaatgaacatcaaCAGGAGACCAACCTTTGAGATGCTTCCTGTCTTTAGTGCAGTGTGGTAAACTGAGCGGCTGAACACAGAAGCTGTGCGATGCTCCTTGAttcttgaagaaaaaaagaagacaggaaaaataaataaatcaagtttCAATAAAAGACGAAGTGTCAAATGTCGGGGTTTAGTTTGAGTGGTTCCAAGAAGTAAGAGGACTTTCACAGCTATATTTGCTAAAACGTTTCAGATGCTGAATAAATGGAGGCAAAAAGATGATGAATGATCTAAACTCTATATTGAACAGAAACATGAACAAATGCAACAGATGACCTGTTTAAACAGCCGTTCCCATGGTTACAGGAAGTGGATCTGACAGTGGAAAGGGTACCAGGACACATTTCCAGGGATGAATAATGCCACGCGGCATATTTACTTCTCAGTCAGATGTTTGAATACTCCGGAGAGCGTTTTCTTTTGTGTACCTGTGTGTCGCAGTGCAGCGGCAGCCTGCAGTTTGGAGGCACCCAGGACACGGCCAGCTGGGCTTTGATCGCAGCAGCTATGGCTCTCTGGAGGACCGCCGATTTACCTGCAGGAGGAGGGACAAAGTTCGTTGTCTCTCTAGCGAGTGCCCAGTTAAGACGGTCCTGATGCTGTAGACGGGCGGATGCTCTCAGTACCTGTCGGCTGATCGGAGGACTCGGCGCTCTCTCTGGGCAGCTTCTCCACCACGAACATGAGCAGGGAGCGGATCTCCGACTCGTTGCTGTAGAGAAAAGTCTGGTATCCGATCTCTCCTTTATAGCCGATGTCCTGGAAATCAAATGAATAACACGCCTGATA
This is a stretch of genomic DNA from Cololabis saira isolate AMF1-May2022 chromosome 12, fColSai1.1, whole genome shotgun sequence. It encodes these proteins:
- the ccdc22 gene encoding coiled-coil domain-containing protein 22, whose amino-acid sequence is MEEVDKILIHALRQVGTDVGEDVDSIKQFSSELIVEAVVRCVRVIDPGLGGALPTSLPPGMSARFRVGMSLAQACQDIGYKGEIGYQTFLYSNESEIRSLLMFVVEKLPRESAESSDQPTGKSAVLQRAIAAAIKAQLAVSWVPPNCRLPLHCDTQNQGASHSFCVQPLSLPHCTKDRKHLKEVKSYQRDVLPPVSAQVSSRVSTAASLLEQHAAELSAAQEWDSEWKSQGLLSRLTPQEYRLRKLTRLRKRIEEQLRSAALPPHESSSGVPRSTSDLSELLHAFRGSAPSDHILTKGSHFTHTQKFTFTQETAAAPSSVLPGRQSEGDAQVGQQEELASLQQQFQQLCSDVEQLAADMKHISVTNAQVLDELKQRELGNAENEEKILVKKKSIDLLPDADSNTLKLQSLVEASAKRVVNLAAQWEKHRAPLIDEHRRLKEICSSQDRESSRKLSEIKSLHEKIRVSTEEAKKKEETYKQLVTEIESLPQDASRSAYTQRILEIVSNIKKQKEEITKILSDTKELQKEINSLTGKLDRTFAVTDELVFKDAKKDESVRKSYKYLAALHENCSQLIQTIEDTGTILREIRDLEEQIETENSNKSVANLERILEDYKAIRHENSALAAKVREG